The Clostridia bacterium genome has a window encoding:
- a CDS encoding glycine--tRNA ligase — protein sequence MSGKLTMDKLTALAKGRGFVYPGSEIYGGLANTWDYGPLGVELKNNIKKAWWQKFVTENPLNVGLDCAILMNPNVWVASGHVGGFSDPLMDCKSCKSRHRADNLIEEYNKKNGIEENIASWSHAQMEEYIKAKEIKCPICGKADFTGIRQFNLMFKTFQGVTEDSVSTLYLRPETAQGIFVNFLNVQRTSRMKVPFGIGQIGKSFRNEITPGNFIFRVREFEQMELEFFCEPGTDLEWFKYWKNFCKEWLLGLGIKEENLKLRDHDKDELCFYSNATTDFEYKFPFGWGELWGVADRTDYDLKAHMKTSGKDLSYLDPNTNEKYVPYVIEPSLGVERMVLTILCDAYDEEELEGGDTRVVMHFHPAIAPYKVAVLPLQKKALGDKATEIYHDLMKKFSATYDEAGSIGKRYRRQDEIGTPFCVTVDFDTLEKGTVTVRERDSMKQDIVKVEDLESYIAERIKY from the coding sequence ATGAGTGGAAAATTAACGATGGATAAACTGACCGCGCTTGCCAAAGGTCGCGGCTTCGTCTATCCCGGAAGCGAGATCTACGGCGGCTTGGCGAATACTTGGGATTACGGTCCCCTCGGCGTGGAACTCAAAAACAATATCAAAAAAGCTTGGTGGCAAAAATTCGTTACAGAAAACCCCTTGAACGTGGGCTTGGATTGCGCGATCTTGATGAATCCGAACGTGTGGGTCGCTTCGGGTCACGTCGGCGGATTCTCCGATCCTTTGATGGATTGCAAAAGCTGTAAATCCCGTCATCGCGCGGATAACCTGATCGAGGAGTACAACAAGAAAAACGGGATCGAAGAGAATATCGCTTCTTGGTCTCACGCGCAAATGGAAGAGTACATCAAGGCGAAAGAGATCAAATGCCCGATCTGCGGCAAAGCGGACTTTACGGGGATCCGTCAATTCAACCTTATGTTCAAGACCTTTCAGGGCGTCACGGAAGACAGCGTCAGCACCCTGTATCTGCGCCCCGAAACCGCGCAAGGTATTTTCGTCAACTTTTTGAACGTCCAACGTACTTCGCGTATGAAGGTCCCGTTCGGTATCGGTCAAATCGGAAAATCTTTCCGTAACGAGATCACGCCCGGAAACTTCATTTTCCGCGTCCGTGAGTTCGAGCAAATGGAACTCGAATTCTTCTGCGAACCCGGAACCGACCTCGAATGGTTCAAATATTGGAAGAACTTCTGCAAAGAGTGGCTTCTCGGTCTCGGGATCAAAGAGGAAAATTTGAAGCTCCGCGATCACGATAAGGACGAGCTTTGCTTCTATTCGAACGCGACGACCGACTTCGAATATAAATTCCCCTTCGGATGGGGCGAGCTGTGGGGCGTCGCGGACAGGACGGACTACGACCTCAAAGCCCATATGAAGACTTCGGGCAAAGATCTTTCCTATCTCGATCCCAACACGAACGAAAAGTACGTTCCCTACGTCATCGAGCCTTCGCTCGGCGTGGAAAGAATGGTCTTGACGATCCTTTGCGACGCGTATGACGAGGAAGAACTCGAAGGCGGCGACACCCGCGTCGTGATGCATTTCCATCCCGCGATCGCGCCCTACAAAGTCGCGGTTCTCCCGCTCCAAAAGAAAGCCCTCGGCGATAAGGCGACGGAGATCTATCACGATCTTATGAAGAAGTTCTCGGCGACCTATGACGAAGCCGGTTCGATCGGAAAGCGCTATCGCAGGCAGGACGAGATCGGGACGCCGTTCTGCGTGACCGTCGATTTCGACACCTTGGAAAAGGGAACGGTCACCGTCCGTGAGCGCGATTCGATGAAACAAGATATCGTCAAAGTCGAAGACCTCGAAAGCTATATTGCGGAAAGAATCAAATACTAA
- the minD gene encoding septum site-determining protein MinD: MGRTIVVTSGKGGVGKSTITATLGVAMAEAGARVALVDADVGLNNLDLVLGIEAMVCYDVTDVEKGRCRLAEALVNHPFCENLFLLSSRALSGGNVSLKSFSEIVSALKRSFDFVLIDCPAGIDDGFHRAVACSDEALIVTTPIPAAVRDADRVSDILCSYRLGSVGVIVNRVRGDLVLKGEVMSVADVGSVLRLPVVGSVPEDDEVLLSATVGRISDSKSRHYAAVCMVASHLMLGTTELYDCTARYRGIGGFFRKFAR; encoded by the coding sequence ATGGGAAGAACAATCGTCGTGACGTCCGGAAAAGGGGGCGTCGGGAAAAGCACGATCACCGCCACGCTCGGCGTCGCGATGGCGGAAGCGGGCGCGCGCGTCGCTTTGGTGGATGCGGACGTTGGGTTAAACAACCTCGACCTCGTCCTCGGGATCGAGGCGATGGTCTGCTATGACGTAACGGACGTGGAAAAGGGTAGGTGCAGGCTTGCGGAAGCCTTGGTCAACCATCCTTTTTGCGAAAATCTCTTCCTTTTGAGTTCGCGCGCGCTTTCGGGCGGAAACGTTTCTTTGAAGAGCTTTTCCGAAATCGTTTCCGCGCTCAAACGTTCCTTCGATTTCGTCCTGATCGATTGCCCCGCAGGGATCGACGACGGTTTTCATCGCGCCGTCGCCTGCTCGGACGAGGCTTTGATCGTGACGACGCCGATCCCCGCCGCCGTCCGTGACGCGGATCGGGTTTCCGATATCCTTTGTTCGTATCGTCTCGGAAGCGTCGGAGTCATCGTCAATCGCGTGCGCGGCGATCTCGTCTTGAAAGGCGAGGTTATGAGCGTGGCGGACGTGGGGAGCGTGTTGCGCCTTCCCGTCGTCGGAAGCGTCCCGGAGGATGACGAAGTCTTGCTCTCCGCGACCGTCGGCAGAATATCCGACTCCAAAAGCAGGCATTACGCAGCGGTTTGCATGGTCGCGTCGCATTTGATGCTCGGAACGACCGAACTCTACGATTGCACGGCGAGATATCGTGGGATCGGCGGATTCTTCCGAAAATTCGCGAGGTGA